The nucleotide sequence TCAGGTTAAGCAGATTCGGGGATACGGTATATTCGTTTTTGATCCAGGCCCAATAATCTTCGTTTTCGGCGACCTGCTGGGGTGTTTGACCCACGATCTGGCGGTTGTTTGCCTCGATTCCTTCCGCCTGGGCGTAGTTGAGGAAAGCGGGCAATGTCAGGGCGGTACCCGCCTGAGCAAGAAATGATCGACGTGAGAACATATTAGGTTAGGGTTTTTGCTGATTACTCGGAATCCCGCAAAGTATATGGATGGCGGCCACGGATCAATCTTACAAAAAAGTTTCGGTATCTGAAAGTATAAAAAGGTGATTGCAGGACAATCCTCTCAAAATCGATAGAATCGTTCCATATTGATAGAATTATATCACCGCCCTGCTACGCTTGATCCATTTCTCTATCTCTACTGCCCAGAAGATTATGCTGGACACGGCCAAGCAGATACCCATTTCCTGCCAAGCCAGCGCCTTGGTATGGAATAAGTCCTGCAAAAAAGGAACATAAATGACCGCCAATTGTAAGGCAATTGTGAATGCTACGGCGAGGGTAAGCTGCCAGTTGCTGCCCAGCCCCTGCCGGAACAGAGACACTGTGCCGCTACGGATGGCGAGCGCATGCCCAAGCTGGCTGAGTGAAAGTACGGTGAACACCATGGTACGCCATTTTGGATTGTCCAGCTCCATCGCGAGATACTGGGTACCCAGGCAAATTACCCCGATGAGTACCCCGACCCAGCCGATATGCACCGTAAGGGCCCGGTCGAAAATGCCGGCCCTGGGGTTGTGCGGGGGCCGCTTCATGGTGTTTTTTTCCACTGGCTCGGCCGCCAGTGCCAAACCCGGAAGCCCGTCGGTCACCAGATTGACCCACAGAATATGGATAGGTAATAAGGGTATGGGAAGGCCTAGCACAGGAGCCAGAAAAATAGTCCAGATTTCACCCGCGTTGCTGGTGAGCGTGTACTTGATGAATTTCCGGATGTTGTCATATATCCGCCGTCCCTCGCGCACCGCCTTCAGAATAGTGGCAAAGTTATCGTCCAGCAAAATCATGTGGGAGGCCTCTTTGGTCACGTCCGTGCCCGTAATACCCATTGCGATACCGATATTGGCCTTTTTCAACGCCGGAGCATCGTTGACCCCATCGCCGGTCATGGCCACAAACTGATGCCTTTTTTGAAGGGCCGTTACGATATTCAGTTTTTGTTCGGGGGATACCCGCGCGTACACTTTGATGGATTCCACTTCCTGCTCGAACTGCTCGGGGGATAGGTTGGCCAACTCTTTGCCGGTAATTACCTTGTCGCTTTCCTTCCGCAGTATACCTACCCTGGTCGCAATGGCTTTAGCCGTAGCCGGGTGGTCGCCGGTAATCATCACGGGCGTAATACCGGCGTCGAAACACTCGGCGATCGCATCCTGCACGGCCTCGCGGGGTGGGTCGATCATGGCCACCATACCCACAAAGTCCAAATCAGACTCGGCGGTGTCAGGATTGTGATCCTTTGGGAGACTATCCAAAATCTTGTAACTATACGAAATCACCCGCATGCCCTGATGGGCCAGTTGTTCCGCCCGATTCAGTATGGGCCCCGCTTCCTGCACGGAAACATCGTCCATTGCTTCCGAAGCGCCTTTGGTAATGACCAGGTACCTGTCGCCAAACTCATGGATCGTGGTCATGCGCTTGCGGGTCGAATCAAAGGGAACCTCATCGGCCCGGGGGTACTGCGTCGCCCAGTCTTCCTGATAGCTTTCCTGCTGGCGGACGTACTCCACCAAAGCGATTTCCGTAGGATCACCCAGGTAGGTACCCTCTTCATCTTTTTTGACGTCATGATTCAAAGCCATGCACAGCAGGAGCAGTTGTTCTTTGGTCAGTTCGGTCGCTTCGGGCAGGGCTACCTCTTCGGGCTGCCAGAATTCCTGTACGGTCATCTGGTTTTGGGTAATGGTACCGGTTTTGTCCGAACACACGTACGTCACCGAACCCAGGGTCTCTACCGCCGGCAGTTGCCGGATCAGGGCGTTTTGCTTGACCATCCGTTTGGCTCCCAATGCCAGGGCAATGGTCACCACCGCCGGCAGGGCTTCGGGAATGGCTGCCACCGCCAGCGAAATGGCCGTCAGTAACATACGGAGCGGGTCTTCGCCCCGGAGCAGGCCCACGCCATACAGCAGCGCACAGATCACAACGACACCCAGCGAGAGTTGCTTGCCAAAGGTGGCCAGTCGTTTTTGCAGAGGCGTTTCGCTGTCGCTTTCGTCGAGCATCTGTGCAATGCGCCCCATCTCGGTTTTCATGCCGGTGGCCACCACGATCCCTTCCGCCCGGCCGTCCTTGACGAGGGTACCCTTGTAGGCCATGTTGAAGCGGTCGCCCAGGGGAGGATCTTCATCGGCAATGGCCTCCGTCTTTTTAGTGACCGCTTCCGACTCGCCCGTGAGGGCGGCTTCTTCTATTTTGAGCGACGCGGCTTCGTACAGCCGCAGGTCGGCAGGTACCAGGTTTCCCGCCTCCAGCAGTACTACATCGCCCGGCACCAGGTCGATTGCTTCCACTTTTTTTTCGGTGCCGTCCCGACGTACAAGCGCTTCGGGAGCAGACATCGAGCGGAGCGCTTCGATGGCCTTTTCGGCGCGGTATTCCTGCACAAAACCGATGATGGCGTTCAGTACCACGATGACCAGAATCACAATAGCGTCGGTGGCTTCGCCCACCAGCACCGAAACTACGGCCGCGGCCAGCAGGATCAGGATCATGACATCCAGAAACTGATTCAGAATCAGGCGTCCGATCGACTTACCGGACTTTCCTTCCAGTTCGTTGGCCCCGTACTCTTCGAGCCGTTTCCGGGCTTCTTCGTGGGCGAGGCCATTCTTTTGGGTGGTTAATTTTTTAAATACCTCGTCGGGGGTAGCATTGTGGTAGTTCATTCGTGCGGAGAGTTGTGTTGTTGGAAGCGGCAAGGGCAAAGATACACGCTATCCATTCATGCCAAAGCCCCGTACCGGTTGGTACGGGGCTTTGGCATCACCCGGCGGCGGCGAGCGAATGAGCCGTATAAGAATAGCTTATTTCAGAAAGACGAAACAGATGGGATCTTTCAGAGAAATGCTCTTGCTCAGGAAGGTCATGCCGCCGGTTTTGGGGTCTACCTTGTACACCACCAGGTCATTCGTTGTCTGATTCCCCACGACCATGTACCGTCCCGAAGGATCGAAATTGAAATCACGGGGCGTACTGATGCCTTCGCGCGCTTCGCCCGCGCTTTTGAGTGATCCGTCCTTCTGGATTTCGTAGGCGTGGATGGCGTTGTAGCCCCGGTTGGAAGCGTAGACAAATTTACCATTGGGGTGTACGTGTACCGCTGCGGCCGTATTCTTGCCCGAAAAATCAGCCGGAACGGTATTTACGGTTTCGATTTCCTTCACTACGCCGTTGGCATCCACGGCGCAGACGGTCAGGGTAGCTTTCATTTCGTTGAGCAGGTAGAGGTACCTTCCCGAGGGATGGAAAGTCAGATGGCGCGGACCCGCCCCCGGCTGGGTCGAGAAGTAGTTCTGGGCCGGGTTGGGCGATACTTTTCCGCTTTTGGCATCCACTACGTAGTTCATCAGCCGGTCGGTACCCAGGTCGCTGATGTAGACGTACTTCCCATTGGGTGAGGGCATGGCGCAGTGGGCGTGGGGCTTCTCCTGCCGCGATTTATCCGGCCCCGAACCCGTAAAGGTGAAGGTGGCCGAAGCCGCCTCGACTCCGCCGTTGGCGGCAATCGGATAGGCGGCCCAGGTACCGCTGGTGTAGTTGGCCAGGAAGGCCATTTTGCCCGAAGGATGCACCGAGACATGACAGGGATTGACGCCCTCGGCGGGCTGCTTGTCGAGATAGGTGAGGGTACCCCCTTTGCCTACCGCAAAGGCGGCAATGGTATGGTCCTGATTGACGGAGTAGAGGTACTTCTGATCGGGCGACAGGCTGACGTAGCCCGGCCCCTGCACGCTATGGAAGGTATCGACGATGCTCATGGTACCATCTTTCAGATTCAATTCACAAAGCGTAATGGCCGACTCGGGCCCTTTGGTGCCGGTTCCGACGTAGAAGCGGGCGGTAGATGGCTGGGCTTGGGCGGTTGCGGCGAGGGCTATGCTAAGGATAAGAAGGGTAAGTTTCATAAAGAGTAAAAAGATTAAAATAGATTTTGCTGAATCATTGCATATATTTCTTAAAATCATTCAACGGCTCGTCAAAGTCAGGATCCATTACGAACATTCCTTTCCAACTGCCAAATCTGAAATTTAATTTTTGGTGATTTCTTCCGCTTTGTTGCCCAAAAGTCAACTAAGTCTGAGGCTTCTGCTTTTTGATGGTCAGGCAACACGGTAAATTTGCTGTATAAGGTTATAATGTCTTTGGATTTCCTATTTGATTTTCAGTTATAAAGAATCTTATTTAATGTGAAAAAGTTATTTCATTAATGAACTTTTAGTAGAGCCACTATTAATGGTCTCGTGTATGAATAGTAGCGGATTTTTAATCTCAAACTTTTCAGTTTTGTAATAACTCATGTTTTATATTCATACTCTCTTTTCATCGCTTTAACCGCGATTGTTTACACACATCATTGGCGGTAGTGCTTACATATAAAAACTATACTTTATTTGTGGTTTCTGGTCTTCTCCCAAATACTTTAAAATTTCTCCAACGTTTCTACTACAGTCGATCGTTATAGGGAACTTTCTGTCAAATTGTGTATTGTTCCAATTCATTTTTGTTAAAGCTAATATTTCATTACAGATTCGCTCTGGTGACTCATCATAAGAAAATAGCCTTATTTCAATTGGGCTTGGAATATAGCTTCCAGGGTAAGTTCCATAATAATCAACAAAGCCTCTTGTGTATAAAAAATGTCTTTGCTTATCAAGACTTAACATAGTTCCTCTAAGGGGCGGGTAGTTGCCTTCTCTATATAGTCTAAAATTCGTTGGCATAATCGTCACTAAATCCAACGAATTAATATTCATTTTTTCTGCAACTTTTTCAAAACCTTCAATTTCTTCTTCTGAATAATTAGAACTTTTGTGTATTACTAACCTTTGAGGATAAATTTTAACTGCTTCATAATATTCTTTAAGTGAATTATAGAGTAAATCAAAAGCCTGTTGTTCTGATAAATGTGGCTGCTTATCCTTTTTACTTTCTTTTACAGGTGTCCCCCTTAAAATTACTCCATTACCTTGCTCATTAAATATTTGGGTAACACTAGTTTGTGTGGTTGATTTATCTCTGCTTTTATAGAAGCTTATCCCGGCAAAACAGGTATTACTGTTTGCATTTTTCTTTAAAGCCCAAGGTGTACCTGAAGCTTTATAATATAGTGCGGTAAAGAAGTTCCAAGCTATTGTAGCCTCATCTTGCATTTCTTTCGCTGGCTTAACTATTCTATCCCGTACTATTTGAATTGGAATATTATATTCCATTGCTTTGGCTTTTAATAGACGCCTAAAATTTATTTCCATCGAAAGATTGTCTTCGTCATCTTCGTCAACCTTTGTATTTTTAGTGCCATAAATCATATTGGTAAATTTTTCATCTAAAACACAAAGAATAACATCAGGGTTCTTATTCTTTGCAAGAAACTTTATTTCAGTTAGGAATAAGTCTACAGCTTTTATGATTAAATCATCAATGTCTTCAGATGATTTTTTTGCTTTTTCAAAAATTGAATTATTTATTTTTCGGATATAAGATTCGTCATAAGTGATTTCGCTTTTGAAAGCCACTTTGTCATTGAACCCCGGAAAATTCATAAATAGATTAGGTTGGTTACTCTTTTTGGGCTCAATATGATTTTTGCAGGATTTTATCCAACTGATTATACTTCCAATACTGTCACTGTTTCCAACAAAGCCTAAAACAATTTTATCAGGACGAACATTTTCAAAATCTGCGACCCCAAATTTATATATTCCCGTTCTTGGACATATATGTTCACCATTTTGGAATTGTAAGATTGGTTCTTTAAGTAAACTAATTTCCATAATCACTTTTGTAGGTTAACGGAAGTTTGAAAGCTTCTTTAAAATTTATAATGTTATAGTCTTCCTCATTCTCGCTTACTTTATTACTTAAGCAATAAGAAATAAACATGAAATGCTGATAGACTGAATTATTTGATTCGAGTTTCTTTTTTTGAGTAATTAAATCACTTTCAAATTTGTGAGCTTGATAACCATCGTATGTATAACTCCAAGTTGGTGTTATCGCCAGAAACCACTTAGACTCTGATAAAAACGATTGAATCTTAAATGATAATTGCTGAAAATGAGTTATTTGTGTTTTTTCTTTATTCCAAACCTCTTTTACGACTGTTCTAGTTGCTGTTTTTTTATTCTTCCAAGTAATCTTTTTAGATTTAAGGAATTTAGGTGGTCGAAACCTAAACATTCTCTCTTTTCTAAGCCATTGAATCTCTTTCTTAGATGTTAGTTCTTGTATTGTATTATCTATTAAACTTGATAATGCTAATTCATATTTATATCCACTTGTGGCAAATTCGTCTAGAGTAAACTCTTCTACAGTTCCTGTTTCAACTAAGTTACTTAGTGGTTCGGAGTTCTTATCTAATGGCTTGAAGGAGATGATTTTTTTTTCAAAAACGTGCCAATCTCTCGAATAAGAAATGCCATAATATTCAAAAGCTCTATTTAAAACACTCCTATCTGATGCACTTTTTCGTAATTTGTATTTAGTTTCCCAAGATTTTGTGATTATTTCGTCCCTGTTTACTCCAATTGTACCAATATATATTGTTTTAGGCAGTTCTATTTCTAATAGATTGGGATAAAGTGTCTCAGTTACTAACTTGTCCTTATTTTCTAAGATATATTTTCTATAGTCAATTTTTTGTTCAGTGAACTCCTGTTCAAACAAATCAAGAACTTCTTGAATTTTTGGTATAGAGATCCAAGAATTTAACTCAATAATTAGATTTTCAAAATCTAATATGTTTTTTGATGATTCGAATTCAAACTCATCATTGATAATTTCATCAAACTTTTTATCTCTATAAGTTTTTTGCTTTTTGGTTATAATATAAATAAGCAAAGAGTCAAATTCGTCTCTTTCTTTATGCTTCTTATATTGTTCAAGTGTGTGTTTTATCTTTTCCGTATCTGCTGTTGAAGTTACTTGAATAGCAACTCGGTTTTCGATATCGATTAAATCTATTGCGGAGTAATTTTTTTCTTCTAGATTGGCGTTTTTTAAGTTTAATCCGTATATATAATTTAAGATTGGGATAAGAATATTTTCTGCGTGAATATTAATATCATAAAGGTTTACACTATTTAAAGTTTCTACCTCAGCCCTAAACCTTGCGATTAGTTCAGCAATTCTATCTATTGTCTTTTTTTTATTCATAGATTTTTTGTTCAGGTTACATCCAATTTTGCATAAATGCAATCAATTACGTTTAGTATTACTGTTCTAATTCTCGCCGACGATACTCAAAATTCCCCTTGTAAATATGATCTTTATCATATCTTAAGAAATTATAGTCTCCACCAAGCTCATAATCTATTTTATAAGATGAAATATATCGAAGAGGGTAACGATTGTCTATTTTATATTTTCGAGCTTCGAAAAATTGTTGTATTTCGTGTTCCTGTCGACCAATTTTATTAGAAATAATTTCTATTGTTTTATTGCTATAATAATCTAAGTTGTAGATTCTAATAAAAGTTTTATTTTCTAATAAAAAGAATACAAAATTGTCCTCTAAAACAATTTCTTTTAAAGTATTCGTGACGGATGATGGCTTTCTGTTTTGTAGAAGGTCAATTTCAAAATCCTTACAAAAGAAAACCAGCGTCGAAAGTCTAATTCCCAGTTTGGTATAAGTTACATGTCCAAATCTCGTGTTCATTTTTGCTATATCATTTTATTCCAATCCTTAAATAGACGCGATTTTTACTAATCAAGCCAAATGCTGTATTTTTCTTTTGAAAATCTAAACTTTATTAATTATTTCCAAAGAATAGTCTGATCATCAAGTAGGTAAATGTTTTTTTTATAGTATTGAGTCTGCTGATAAAAAACGCTTTACGCAGAATGCCTTGTTGAAACAACATAATACACGCGTAATGGTAATGACTGGGGCTTTTCGCTCTCTAAGGTCCTAGAATTGAGAAGAACTCCTCTCCTAAAACCAAAAAACTACCCCAACCTACTCCCTACGGATCGCCTCCACCGGATCGAGTCGGGCGGCGCGCAAGGCGGGGTAGGTACCGAATACGATCCCCACTACGATAGCGACTATCGAAATAATTAAAAACGTATTCCAGGTATAGGCTGCCTGAAAGGGTACCTTGGTCAGGGCTTTTACGATGGGTACAATGACCAGCGTACCGGCCACGCCGGTGAGCAGCCCCAGCAAGCTGCCAAAGGTGGAAATGGTGACCGACTCGGAAAGGAATTCCAAAAGAATATCGCG is from Salmonirosea aquatica and encodes:
- a CDS encoding argonaute/piwi family protein, whose translation is MEISLLKEPILQFQNGEHICPRTGIYKFGVADFENVRPDKIVLGFVGNSDSIGSIISWIKSCKNHIEPKKSNQPNLFMNFPGFNDKVAFKSEITYDESYIRKINNSIFEKAKKSSEDIDDLIIKAVDLFLTEIKFLAKNKNPDVILCVLDEKFTNMIYGTKNTKVDEDDEDNLSMEINFRRLLKAKAMEYNIPIQIVRDRIVKPAKEMQDEATIAWNFFTALYYKASGTPWALKKNANSNTCFAGISFYKSRDKSTTQTSVTQIFNEQGNGVILRGTPVKESKKDKQPHLSEQQAFDLLYNSLKEYYEAVKIYPQRLVIHKSSNYSEEEIEGFEKVAEKMNINSLDLVTIMPTNFRLYREGNYPPLRGTMLSLDKQRHFLYTRGFVDYYGTYPGSYIPSPIEIRLFSYDESPERICNEILALTKMNWNNTQFDRKFPITIDCSRNVGEILKYLGEDQKPQIKYSFYM
- a CDS encoding lactonase family protein — translated: MKLTLLILSIALAATAQAQPSTARFYVGTGTKGPESAITLCELNLKDGTMSIVDTFHSVQGPGYVSLSPDQKYLYSVNQDHTIAAFAVGKGGTLTYLDKQPAEGVNPCHVSVHPSGKMAFLANYTSGTWAAYPIAANGGVEAASATFTFTGSGPDKSRQEKPHAHCAMPSPNGKYVYISDLGTDRLMNYVVDAKSGKVSPNPAQNYFSTQPGAGPRHLTFHPSGRYLYLLNEMKATLTVCAVDANGVVKEIETVNTVPADFSGKNTAAAVHVHPNGKFVYASNRGYNAIHAYEIQKDGSLKSAGEAREGISTPRDFNFDPSGRYMVVGNQTTNDLVVYKVDPKTGGMTFLSKSISLKDPICFVFLK
- a CDS encoding DUF2281 domain-containing protein — protein: MTFGQQSGRNHQKLNFRFGSWKGMFVMDPDFDEPLNDFKKYMQ
- a CDS encoding SMEK domain-containing protein, producing the protein MNKKKTIDRIAELIARFRAEVETLNSVNLYDINIHAENILIPILNYIYGLNLKNANLEEKNYSAIDLIDIENRVAIQVTSTADTEKIKHTLEQYKKHKERDEFDSLLIYIITKKQKTYRDKKFDEIINDEFEFESSKNILDFENLIIELNSWISIPKIQEVLDLFEQEFTEQKIDYRKYILENKDKLVTETLYPNLLEIELPKTIYIGTIGVNRDEIITKSWETKYKLRKSASDRSVLNRAFEYYGISYSRDWHVFEKKIISFKPLDKNSEPLSNLVETGTVEEFTLDEFATSGYKYELALSSLIDNTIQELTSKKEIQWLRKERMFRFRPPKFLKSKKITWKNKKTATRTVVKEVWNKEKTQITHFQQLSFKIQSFLSESKWFLAITPTWSYTYDGYQAHKFESDLITQKKKLESNNSVYQHFMFISYCLSNKVSENEEDYNIINFKEAFKLPLTYKSDYGN
- a CDS encoding cation-translocating P-type ATPase yields the protein MNYHNATPDEVFKKLTTQKNGLAHEEARKRLEEYGANELEGKSGKSIGRLILNQFLDVMILILLAAAVVSVLVGEATDAIVILVIVVLNAIIGFVQEYRAEKAIEALRSMSAPEALVRRDGTEKKVEAIDLVPGDVVLLEAGNLVPADLRLYEAASLKIEEAALTGESEAVTKKTEAIADEDPPLGDRFNMAYKGTLVKDGRAEGIVVATGMKTEMGRIAQMLDESDSETPLQKRLATFGKQLSLGVVVICALLYGVGLLRGEDPLRMLLTAISLAVAAIPEALPAVVTIALALGAKRMVKQNALIRQLPAVETLGSVTYVCSDKTGTITQNQMTVQEFWQPEEVALPEATELTKEQLLLLCMALNHDVKKDEEGTYLGDPTEIALVEYVRQQESYQEDWATQYPRADEVPFDSTRKRMTTIHEFGDRYLVITKGASEAMDDVSVQEAGPILNRAEQLAHQGMRVISYSYKILDSLPKDHNPDTAESDLDFVGMVAMIDPPREAVQDAIAECFDAGITPVMITGDHPATAKAIATRVGILRKESDKVITGKELANLSPEQFEQEVESIKVYARVSPEQKLNIVTALQKRHQFVAMTGDGVNDAPALKKANIGIAMGITGTDVTKEASHMILLDDNFATILKAVREGRRIYDNIRKFIKYTLTSNAGEIWTIFLAPVLGLPIPLLPIHILWVNLVTDGLPGLALAAEPVEKNTMKRPPHNPRAGIFDRALTVHIGWVGVLIGVICLGTQYLAMELDNPKWRTMVFTVLSLSQLGHALAIRSGTVSLFRQGLGSNWQLTLAVAFTIALQLAVIYVPFLQDLFHTKALAWQEMGICLAVSSIIFWAVEIEKWIKRSRAVI